DNA from Triticum aestivum cultivar Chinese Spring chromosome 7D, IWGSC CS RefSeq v2.1, whole genome shotgun sequence:
CCATAAAAACAGCTTGTTGTCGCTGTGGCAAAGTTCGCATAGGCCTGCTGCTGGATGGAGCTAGCAGTCGTCCTTACATCTACATGGAACAACACCAACGGTTGCATTGAGTTGATCGGCCCAGGTGTTGACTCACAGCTACATACATCAGAAATTCCGGTTGCATTGAGTTGATCGGCCGGCCCAGGTGTTGACTCACAACTACACACATCAGAAATTCAGGATGGCGCGTGATTACTCATTGCTAGCTGGAGTAGTACGTATCTGTACCATCAACCATATCGAAAAGAGACGTTCGATCAAACGACAACCGATGGGCGTTGCAACTCCTTAAAACAACGTTCTGACAAAGACCTACGTAAATGAGAGCGTTACCGCCGGAGATGCCTTTCGCCAAATACACCACCAACGACGAGTCCATTCAAAATTCGATGGTCGGAGTTGGGGCCTTGCATGGCTGCTCCGACGGCTATAAAATCCCTGGATCCGCACCTCTGCACAGCACAAACCTAGCTCACTCTCTCATTGGCATCAGGTGTAGAGCCAGCCAGCAGTACCATATATGGGCCAAGCCATGCCCATTGCTGTGTTGGTCCTCGCAATGACCATCGTAGTACTCAATACCACACACCTGCTCAGCTTGTCACccatccacctcctccttgtcggcGTTCTTCCCGCCGTCGTGGCCGCGGCGTACCTCATGAACCGCCCCCGTACCGTGTACCTCGTCGATTACGCCTGCTTCCTCCCAAGTCCTAGCTGGCGTTTCCCCATCTCCACCTTCGTGGAGCACGTCCAGCTGATGCCCTTCTTTGACGACCCCAGCGTCCGCTTCATGGCGCGCACGCTCGACCGCAGCGGCATCGGCAACGAGACCAGCCTGCCCCCCGCGCAGCACCACATTCCACCGCGCATCAGTCTCAACGACTGCCGCGCCGAGGCGGAGCAGGTCATCTTCTCCGCGATCGACGACCTGTTCGCCAAGACGGGCATCGCCCCGGACACTGTCCAGGTGGTCGTCGTCAACTGCAGCGTGTTCGCCCCGGAGCCGTCCCTCGCGGACACGATCGTGCGCAGGTACGGGCTCCGCAGCGACGTCCGCAGCGTGAACCTGTCCGGGATGGGGTGCAGCGCGGGCGTGATCTCGGCCGGGCTGGCGGCCGGGCTGCTGCGGGCAATGCCCCGCGGCCGCggcgggcgcgccctggtggtgtCCACGGAGACCATCACGCCCAACTTCTACGTGGGCAAAGAGCGCGCCATGCAGCTCTCCAACGTGCTGTTCCGTGTGGGCGGTGCCGCGGCGCTGCTGTCGACGGCGGCCGAGGACAAGGCCAGGGCGCGGTTCCGGCTGGCGCACCTCGTGCGGACCACCACCGCCGGCGCGGACGAGGGCGCCTCCTACGGGTGCATCTTccaggaggaggacggcgagggcAACGCCGGCGTCAATTTATCCAAGGAGCTCCTGTCCGTCGCCGGCAACGCCCTGAAGGCCAACATCACGGAACTGGGCCCGCTGGTGCTCACGCTCTCGGAGCAGCTGCGCTTCCTGTGGTCTCTCGTCGCCCCGCGCAACCTGCGGAAGGTCAAGGGCAGGTGGAGGTGGGTGGTGAGGCCGCGCGTGCCTGACTTCCTCACGGCGGTGGACCACTTCTGCATCCACTCCGGCGGGCGCGCGGTGATCGACAAGGTGCAACGGAGCCTCGGGCTGTCGGACGTGCACGTGGAGCCGTCGCGCATGGCGCTCCACCGGTTCGGGAACACGTCCAGCAGTTCAGTGTGGTACGAGCTGGCGTACGTGGAGGCCAAGGGCAGGATGCGCGAGGGCCACCGGGTTTGGATGATCGCGTTTGGGTCCGGGTTCAAGTGCAACAGCGCCGTGTGGGAGTGCATCCGCCCCGCGGACCACCCGGACAAGGCGTGGGCCGGGTGCATACATCGCTACCCGGTCAGCAAATATCCACAGACACGGACATGAGAGCCGGCCATATCAAACCCTGTGCCCCTGTGCATCAAACATTCGCCTATGTTTTCATTTTCCTATGTCCGCAACAATCAAAACAAGTATAGATATATAGCATAATTAATTCTTTGAGTAGAGCAAACACTACTGGAAAAATCGTCGCTATTGAGTTCTTTGGTATTTGCCGAGTACCAGAACACGGGATCAGGGCAAAAGTTTTATAAGTCGAGTTCGGCTCTCTGCAAAGTACATGACACGGCGCACGGTAGACGTTATGGAGCCCCCGGCTGGACGTGCTCGGCAAATATGAAAGAACTCGGCTTATGTTGAGTATGCCGATAGCTTCGTCAAAGGCCCCCGGCAAAGAGGTGTCATGTGGCACGGCCATTTGCAGCTGACAGCCCCATGACTGCATAACGTTTGCCGAGAGCTCGATATAAGGTACTCGGCAAACTATGAATAACATAGTCTAGACGGGATGTtttcaaataaaatagtttaaacTTGAATTCAACTTGCACATATGTTTTAACTCTCCCTTTTAATCACCCACAGATGCACAATCAGATTATTCTAAAGCTAGTCACACTACTGCAGATTTGGGCCTAAGACGACACATGTATTGCACACCATTCGaccaaactgtgtgtgatgcatgcaTCGCAAATGGTAATAAAATATACTCATGTGCCAGTAAATAAAACATGTGCAATGGCCCATCCATCAGGAAGAATGTTTGTATTCAGACCTTCCGTGATACCCAGCACACAGCAAGGTGTGGTTTTGCGTGTGCGATATGTAGTCGTAACGCGCACAGGTGAAATATTCGACCCGTGTTTGTTGAATGACAAACGCTTTATAAAAAAGATTTTTTTTACGATGGCTAGCAACATCACACATGATGCTTGATGTGAGTACTCGTGTGTGATTATTTGAAAGTTATACACTCGGTTTGGTAGGGCACCTTGGGTGTGATAACACGTTACACTACATACGGTCATGTGGTCGGAATTATGTGCTCTAACGGGCAGACGATGTAACTAAAGGAATCATGCGATACTGACAATGAGCGTGCACGGTTGATAGAACAAGGCGTGTGCTAGCTCGTACGTAGATACCGTCCCTAGTCCAACCATTAATGGAATGCACCATCCCGTATCAGCACAGACGCCCCAATCCAAAAATTAATGGCGTTATAGGCAATGTCCCTCAAACCGTGCCACCTCTTCCCCCATCGGTTTCCTACCAGCAGTGAGTGGATAGCGATAAGCCCTAGCGGCATCGCACCGTAGCGACACTGCTCAGGCCCATACCCATCTACCAATTTCCTAGCATGCCAGGCCACCGAATCGCCCCCAAAGTTCTCGACGGTGAGAACGTGCCGGAGCGCCATCATCGTTTTGCTAGTCCCCTCGGCTTGCTAGTGCAAGCGTCACAGGTCATCAATAATATCGTTGTGGCAGCCGGTTGGCGCTCAATGTCATGATAGACCTTTGAAGCAGATTTGGCTAGCCACCACGCCAGAGTGCCACAGCGGCAACATTTTCGCCTCCCACCCCTCGGGCCGTTGGTGCCAATTGGAAGCCTGATGCCCAGCCAGGAATGGGCAGCAGGCCTCTGCGCCGCACTTGCACAACATCCTTTCGGCCACGACAATAGTGCCGACGGTCTGGTCGCCAGGCTCGAGCGCGACCTTGGTGGAGGAGATGACGTCCCCGGTGAAGTAGAGCTATAGCGCCATCAATTGTTTGAGTTGCAGCTCTGATGAAATGGGTTATGAGTGGGTCGACATTGAAATAGAGTTATATTGCGTGAATGTCACGTGCTTGCTTGCAcgctgattgcttgtatctgcgttggtaattcccctaagaggagaggatgatgcagcacatcaatgataagtatttccctcagttatgaaaccaaggttttcaatccagtaggaggaccaagcaacactatgtaaacatcaTCTGCACACAAACCATAGAatttgcaacccaacgcgtaagaggggttgccaatccctcatCGGTATTAAAATAGATTAAATTGTactatgagattggataaatagatctaacaaaaacacaaaataaagtaagtaaagaaaaagtacagcaaggtatttttgggtttttggaataatagatctgaaaacaatatgatagaaaatagacccgggggccgtagatttcactagaggcttctctcgagaaaatagcatatggtgggtaaacaaattactgttggacaattgatagtaGAGCAAATatttatgaagatatccaaggcaataatCATGTatctaggtgtcggtgtcaaaaccggctgatctcgtgtagggggtcccaaactgtgcgtctgaggatcgaaggtaacatgagacagggggcacgatgtttacccaggttcgggccct
Protein-coding regions in this window:
- the LOC123167711 gene encoding 3-ketoacyl-CoA synthase 5-like, which translates into the protein MGQAMPIAVLVLAMTIVVLNTTHLLSLSPIHLLLVGVLPAVVAAAYLMNRPRTVYLVDYACFLPSPSWRFPISTFVEHVQLMPFFDDPSVRFMARTLDRSGIGNETSLPPAQHHIPPRISLNDCRAEAEQVIFSAIDDLFAKTGIAPDTVQVVVVNCSVFAPEPSLADTIVRRYGLRSDVRSVNLSGMGCSAGVISAGLAAGLLRAMPRGRGGRALVVSTETITPNFYVGKERAMQLSNVLFRVGGAAALLSTAAEDKARARFRLAHLVRTTTAGADEGASYGCIFQEEDGEGNAGVNLSKELLSVAGNALKANITELGPLVLTLSEQLRFLWSLVAPRNLRKVKGRWRWVVRPRVPDFLTAVDHFCIHSGGRAVIDKVQRSLGLSDVHVEPSRMALHRFGNTSSSSVWYELAYVEAKGRMREGHRVWMIAFGSGFKCNSAVWECIRPADHPDKAWAGCIHRYPVSKYPQTRT